In Prunus dulcis chromosome 1, ALMONDv2, whole genome shotgun sequence, the following are encoded in one genomic region:
- the LOC117614484 gene encoding probable cation transporter HKT6 produces MLSLLGYLALIFTKPRTTRPKDVDVFFTSVSATTVSSMSVVEMEVFSNTHLIILTILMLLGGEVFTSMLGLLFTKSKIIPKFHDHQIDSRIDVVNTKNHFPDSNADQIELGLATHSHLENEKPQIINHMDGMNNNNKYNSIRFLGYVVLGYLLVVHIGGSILVSLYFTLVPSARHVLEKKGIEIPTFAVFTTVSTFSNCGFVPTNENMIVFKNNSGLLLLLLPQVLLGNTLYPACLRFLIWILEKITKRVEFSYMLKNYKDMGYSHMLSSLRSFLLAITVLGFIVVQVTLFCAMEWKSVAMDGLTAYQKFVASIFQTMNSRHAGESVIDLSVISPAILVLFVVMMYLPPYTTFLPTTSDCEDSDSAKGIPNPRKTLVESLIFSQLSYLAMFIILICITEREKMKEDPLNFSVLNVIIEVISAYGNVGFSTGYSCKRRLKHEGDCKDAWSGFSGRWSTQGKFILITVMFFGRLKSFSTKHGKAWKLS; encoded by the exons ATGCTCTCTCTGTTGGGTTATTTGGCTTTGATATTCACAAAGCCAAGAACTACTAGGCCCAAGGACGTTGATGTGTTCTTCACATCTGTGTCTGCCACAACAGTCTCAAGCATGTCAGTAGTGGAAATGGAGGTCTTTTCAAACACCCATCTAATTATTTTGACCATTTTGATGTTATTGGGTGGGGAGGTTTTCACTTCCATGCTTGGACTTCTATTTACAAAGTCCAAAATTATTCCCAAGTTTCATGATCATCAAATAGACAGCAGAATTGATGTAGTCAATACCAAAAACCATTTCCCAGACTCTAATGCTGATCAAATTGAGTTGGGTTTGGCTACTCATTCACATTTAGAGAATGAGAAACCGCAAATTATTAATCACATGGATGGTatgaacaacaacaacaagtATAATTCTATTAGGTTTTTGGGTTATGTAGTTTTGGGCTATCTTTTAGTGGTTCATATAGGTGGATCTATTTTAGTTTCCTTGTACTTCACCCTTGTCCCAAGTGCAAGACATGTACTCGAAAAAAAAGGCATTGAAATCCCAACATTTGCTGTTTTCACCACAGTTTCCACCTTTTCAAATTGCGGTTTTGTCCCCACAAACGAAAATATGATAGTTTTCAAGAACAACTCAGgtcttttgcttcttctccttcctcaAGTCCTTCTTGGCAACACTTTATATCCAGCATGCCTAAGATTTCTGATCTGGATTTTGGAGAAAATTACCAAGAGGGTGGAATTTAGTTACATGTTGAAGAATTATAAAGACATGGGCTACAGCCATATGCTATCTAGTCTTCGTTCTTTTCTTCTGGCCATTACTGTCTTGGGCTTCATAGTAGTTCAGGTTACACTATTTTGTGCCATGGAGTGGAAATCTGTAGCCATGGATGGTCTGACTGCCTATCAGAAATTTGTGGCCTCAATCTTTCAGACCATGAATTCGAGACATGCCGGTGAATCCGTTATTGATCTCTCTGTTATCTCTCCTGCAATCTTAGTGCTCTTTGTGGTGATGAT GTATCTTCCACCATATACTACATTTCTTCCAACAACTAGCGATTGCGAAGACTCTGACTCAGCAAAGGGCATTCCAAACCCAAGAAAGACTTTGGTGGAGTCTCTAATATTTTCACAACTGTCTTATTTAGCAATGTTTATCATTCTCATTTGCATCACAGAAAGGGAAAAGATGAAGGAAGACCCCCTCAACTTTAGTGTTCTTAACGTCATTATAGAAGTAATTAG TGCATATGGGAATGTTGGGTTCTCAACTGGCTACAGCTGCAAGCGTCGACTGAAACATGAAGGTGATTGCAAAGACGCATGGTCTGGATTTTCCGGAAGGTGGAGTACCCAAGGAAAGTTTATACTCATTACTGTCATGTTCTTTGGGAGGCTAAAGAGTTTCAGTA
- the LOC117626569 gene encoding zinc finger MYM-type protein 1-like yields MERFFKRKLSTDSPSPSNLGSSNARPIEVDEILANFQADLGLRTRMADYSTNIRDEIRRAYLQKGPCQPRSYKFPQTNQSGINRRFIAHWFDEHDWLEYSIAKDAVFCLHCYLFKSNFDKVGGDAFIGVGFNNWKKAKERFNLHVGPVGSVHNQAREVAYNLMHQTTHIETIVIKQTSQARTAYRTCLNASLKCTRYLLRQRLSFRGHDESAQSSNKGNYLELLQFLADHDEKVKAVVLENAPENLKLIAPSIQKDLVNSCAKETIDLILSDVKDRYFSIMVDEARDVSIKEQMAMVLRYVNDKGQIIERFVGVQHVTDTTSSALKEAIDEFFSSVNLSFSKLRGQGYDGASNMRALVAVAKKNIDVNSFFTTANSLVNVVGASCKRRDALRAQYQEELVRAFEDDCLITGRVLNQETTLKRAGDTRWNSHYGTLISIISMFSSVVNVLQMIVDDNPNDSSGEAYKLWREIQSFEFVFHLFVMKAILGITNTLSLALQKKDQDIVSAMNLVKTCKENLQLMRDNEFEELVEQASSFCYKHDIIVPTMDEEYVIPGRSRRNAPMKTNYHLYRVEIFIHVIDGQLAELNDRFNEVREYGGFRREGADIHVDVFL; encoded by the exons ATGGAACgattctttaaaagaaaattatctaCGGATAGTCCTTCTCCATCTAATCTGGGTAGTTCAAATGCAAGACCAATTGAAGTAGATGAGATATTAGCTAATTTTCAGGCAGACCTAGGACTAAGAACTCGAATGGCAGATTATAGTACTAATATTCGGGATGAGATCCGAAGAGCATATCTACAAAAGGGACCTTGTCAACCTAGAAGTTATAAATTCCCACAAACTAATCAATCAGGAATTAATAGACGCTTCATTGCTCATTGGTTTGATGAGCATGATTGGTTGGAATATAGTATTGCTAAAGATGCTGTGTTTTGTCTTCATTGTTATCTCTTCAAATCTAATTTTGATAAAGTGGGTGGTGATGCATTCATTGGGGTAGGCTTCAATAATTGGAAAAAGGCGAAAGAAAGATTTAACCTTCATGTTGGACCGGTTGGTAGTGTTCACAACCAAGCTAGAGAAGTTGCTTACAATTTGATGCATCAAACTACACACATTGAAACAATTGTGATCAAGCAAACAAGCCAAGCTCGCACGGCTTATCGCACTTGCTTGAATGCATCACTTAAGTGCACTAGGTATTTGTTGCGGCAAAGGCTTTCTTTTCGTGGTCATGATGAAAGTGCACAATCAAGTAATAAAGGGAATTATTTAGAGCTCTTGCAATTTCTTGCGGATCATGATGAAAAAGTTAAGGCCGTTGTGTTGGAAAATGCTCCggaaaatttaaagttaatagctccttcaattcaaaaagatcTTGTCAATTCTTGTGCTAAAGAAACCATTGATCTTATCTTGAGTGATGTAAAAGatagatatttttcaataatggtGGATGAAGCACGTGATGTTTCAATAAAAGAGCAAATGGCGATGGTGTTGCGTTATGTGAATGACAAAGgacaaataattgaaaggtttgtgggggTTCAACATGTAACCGACACTACTTCAAGTGCACTAAaggaagcaattgatgaattcttttcttccgTGAATTTGAGCTTTTCCAAGCTACGAGGACAAGGTTATGATGGAGCTAGTAATATGAGAG CACTTGTTGCGgtagcaaagaaaaacattgatGTCAACTCTTTTTTCACAACGGCTAATAGTTTGGTTAATGTTGTTGGAGCATCTTGTAAGCGTCGCGATGCACTTAGAGCACAATACCAAGAAGAGCttgtgagagcttttgaaGATGATTGTCTTATAACGGGGCGGGTCTTAAATCAAGAAACTACTCTCAAACGTGCCGGCGATACACGATGGAACTCACATTATGGTACGTTGATTAGTATCATTTCTATGTTCTCATCTGTGGTGAATGTGCTTCAAATGATTGTTGATGATAATCCTAATGATAGTTCGGGTGAAGCCTATAAGTTATGGAGAGAAATAcaatcttttgagtttgtgtttcacTTATTTGTAATGAAAGCTATATTGGGAATAACAAACACTTTGTCTCTAgcattgcaaaagaaagatcaagacaTTGTGAGTGCAATGAATTTAGTGAAAACATGCAAGGAAAACCTGCAGTTGATGAGGGATAATGAGTTTGAAGAATTGGTTGAGCAAGCATCCTCGTTTTGTTACAAACATGATATTATAGTTCCTACCATGGATGAGGAATATGTAATTCCAGGGAGATCACGGCGTAATGCTCCAATGAAGACAAATTATCATCTTTATCGTGTGGAGATCTTTATTCATGTAATTGATGGGCAACTTGCGGAGTTAAATGATCGCTTCAACGAG GTTAGGGAATATGGAGGTTTTCGTAGAGAAGGTGCCGACATTCATGTAGATGTTTTTCTGTAA